A genomic window from Bacillota bacterium includes:
- the dapB gene encoding 4-hydroxy-tetrahydrodipicolinate reductase: MNQRVRVAVTGACGKMGAETARAVLDQSDMQLVAAVDRERVGEDFGPVIGRPGLGLAIVPSLPDLLAATKVDVVIDFTRAEAARGHIDAAIAHGVRPVVGTTGLTLGELDKIDFRCRRLGLGAVICPNFSVGAMLLGRFAREAAAYFAGAEIIELHHQTKVDAPSGTALRLRAAIDGPPPGAAKAEPLSTTPIHSVRLPGLVAHHEIIFGGPGETLTLRHDSLSRQGFMPGLMKAVRVVRGLTGLVTDLETILRMEAPS, from the coding sequence ATGAATCAAAGGGTCCGCGTGGCGGTGACCGGCGCCTGTGGGAAGATGGGCGCCGAGACCGCCCGGGCCGTTCTCGATCAGTCGGACATGCAGTTGGTGGCGGCGGTCGACCGCGAGCGCGTCGGGGAGGATTTCGGACCGGTCATCGGTCGGCCCGGACTGGGGCTGGCGATCGTCCCCTCGCTGCCTGACCTCCTGGCCGCGACCAAGGTGGACGTGGTCATCGATTTCACCCGGGCCGAGGCAGCTCGCGGACACATCGACGCGGCCATTGCCCACGGGGTCCGACCGGTCGTCGGGACCACCGGGCTTACCCTCGGAGAGCTGGACAAGATCGACTTCCGCTGCCGGCGGCTCGGTCTCGGGGCGGTCATCTGTCCCAACTTCTCCGTGGGTGCCATGCTCCTTGGCCGCTTCGCCCGCGAGGCGGCGGCCTATTTTGCCGGGGCTGAGATCATTGAATTGCACCACCAGACGAAGGTGGACGCGCCCTCCGGGACGGCCCTGCGGCTTCGGGCGGCCATCGACGGGCCCCCGCCGGGGGCCGCGAAAGCCGAGCCGCTCTCCACCACACCCATCCACAGTGTCCGCCTTCCGGGATTGGTGGCCCACCACGAGATCATCTTCGGCGGCCCGGGCGAGACCCTTACCCTGAGGCACGACAGCCTGTCACGACAGGGCTTCATGCCTGGCCTGATGAAGGCCGTCCGGGTGGTCCGGGGCTTGACCGGCCTGGTCACCGACCTCGAGACCATCCTCCGGATGGAAGCTCCTTCCTAG
- the dut gene encoding dUTP diphosphatase yields MTDPSPIDRIGPADVPVGVRRLPGHDDLPFPAYMSQAAAGLDLAAAVTAETAIAPGKRALIPTGFAISLPPGYEGQVRARSGLAVKHGLCVLNAPGTIDQDYRGEIKVILANLGDEPVVIRRGDRIAQLVVAPVTRARLIALEDLDQTSRGEGGFGHTGTGQGPGPDDVSRSGGRVPE; encoded by the coding sequence TCGGCGTGCGGCGCCTGCCCGGCCACGATGACCTGCCCTTCCCGGCCTACATGAGCCAGGCCGCTGCCGGTCTGGACCTGGCCGCGGCGGTGACCGCGGAGACCGCCATCGCTCCCGGGAAACGAGCCCTGATCCCGACCGGCTTCGCCATCAGTCTGCCGCCCGGCTACGAGGGGCAGGTCCGGGCCCGTAGCGGCCTGGCCGTCAAGCACGGATTGTGCGTCCTGAACGCCCCCGGAACCATCGATCAGGACTACCGCGGCGAGATCAAGGTCATTCTGGCCAACCTGGGCGACGAGCCGGTGGTCATTCGGCGGGGTGACCGCATCGCCCAGCTGGTCGTGGCGCCTGTCACCCGGGCCAGGCTGATCGCTCTGGAGGATCTGGACCAGACGAGCAGGGGCGAAGGGGGTTTCGGGCATACCGGGACAGGTCAGGGCCCCGGCCCGGATGATGTTTCCCGATCAGGTGGTCGTGTGCCCGAATAG